A window of Psychroflexus sp. ALD_RP9 contains these coding sequences:
- a CDS encoding TonB-dependent receptor, translating into MNHLLKIFLVLLIPLTSFAQTHKLEGKIQDSLQNSIPNTNIIATPLDTDDEITFSISDQKGRYRLKLSEHSRYLVEITYLGFQKISDTIQISENQTQNFTLKESTVSLEEVLIRQEMAVIVKEDTITYHTDQFKTGEERKLRDILKKLPGVEVDRDGNVKVNGKSVTKLMVDGKTFFTGDEKLGVNNIPADAVDEVEALDNYNEVAFLKGLEDSDKMALNIKLKDGKKKFVFGDVEVGGGVEDRFLFYPKLFYYSPKTAINVIGDVNNIGQKSFTVQDYLDFEGGFGLALEDPSTYFSLYRDDFAQFLQEDEFTYSKNDFGAASLSQELGGHFSLDAYSIFNKGKLETLTKQNLTYQANNQADEFREQSGLNELLFSINKIKLRYDNMDNLDLRANTTIKYNEGNSENLLSSFVQNEKEFVNTYTKPDNIEFAQVFNLNKQFSYKHTTKVEASLKHSDQTTDRLWNFNQALFSGIIPLVDEDDTYQLSQRNRNTINNFKLNAKHYWVLADFHHIYPVAGFNYFDTEYQTLDEQILNDGSTNSFQDAGFNNQLDFNLLDAYAGFQYKTQIDDLVLRPGLVVHNYSWNAAQFNNEIANNNKTIFLPEFFAEYEFNTSKKLKLEYNRYSNFSNISGFANRLRLQSFNQLYRGNENLENQLYNRIRLNYRNFNLFKGLTYFVNLSYSHREKSIRNQTEIEGIDQISTSIYTDLPENTYSISGNINKRIPDFSFSLGTNFSFSDYSRIINNETLAYQNNNYSYNWRVNTRFDDLPNFEVGYRHSFSRLNSDQIDNKFMRLTPFALVEYDFLDDFIFKFDYDYNYFKNQTTDNSNRFEIAESSLFYGKEDSAWSFEISATNIFDVDFKRENSVNEFIVSDRRIFLQPRTILFKLIYKL; encoded by the coding sequence ATGAACCACCTTTTGAAAATATTTCTAGTACTCCTTATCCCACTAACCAGTTTTGCCCAAACTCATAAACTCGAAGGCAAAATCCAAGACAGCCTTCAAAACAGCATTCCTAACACCAATATTATTGCCACACCTTTAGACACTGATGATGAAATTACCTTTTCCATCAGCGACCAAAAAGGCAGATACCGCTTAAAACTGAGCGAGCATTCAAGATATCTGGTAGAAATTACGTATTTGGGATTTCAAAAAATTTCAGATACCATTCAGATTTCAGAAAATCAAACACAAAATTTCACCTTAAAAGAAAGTACCGTAAGTCTGGAAGAAGTCTTAATTCGTCAGGAAATGGCAGTCATTGTGAAAGAAGACACCATCACTTACCACACCGACCAGTTTAAAACTGGTGAAGAACGTAAACTGCGCGACATACTCAAAAAGCTTCCAGGTGTGGAAGTCGATCGGGACGGCAACGTGAAAGTCAATGGCAAATCAGTCACTAAACTGATGGTCGATGGCAAAACTTTTTTTACTGGCGATGAAAAACTGGGTGTCAACAACATTCCCGCTGATGCGGTAGATGAAGTTGAAGCACTAGACAATTACAATGAAGTCGCATTTCTGAAAGGTTTGGAAGACAGCGACAAAATGGCGCTTAACATCAAGCTGAAAGACGGCAAAAAGAAATTCGTTTTTGGCGATGTAGAAGTTGGCGGTGGCGTGGAAGATCGATTTTTATTTTATCCCAAACTGTTTTATTACAGTCCCAAAACGGCTATTAATGTCATTGGCGATGTGAATAATATTGGTCAGAAATCCTTTACAGTGCAAGACTATTTAGATTTTGAAGGCGGATTTGGTTTGGCGCTAGAAGACCCGTCAACCTATTTCAGCTTATACAGAGACGATTTTGCGCAATTTTTGCAAGAAGACGAATTCACCTACAGCAAAAATGATTTTGGTGCCGCCAGTTTGTCTCAAGAATTGGGCGGTCATTTTAGTTTGGATGCGTACAGCATTTTCAATAAAGGCAAACTTGAAACGCTTACGAAACAAAATTTAACCTACCAAGCCAATAATCAAGCCGACGAATTCAGAGAACAAAGCGGGCTCAACGAACTGTTGTTTAGCATCAATAAAATAAAACTGAGATACGACAATATGGACAATCTGGATTTGCGCGCCAATACCACAATCAAATACAATGAAGGGAATTCAGAAAATTTATTGAGCTCTTTTGTCCAAAATGAAAAAGAATTTGTGAACACCTATACCAAACCAGATAATATTGAGTTTGCACAAGTCTTCAACCTCAATAAACAGTTTTCTTACAAGCACACCACAAAAGTAGAAGCAAGCTTAAAACACAGCGACCAAACGACGGATCGGTTGTGGAATTTCAACCAAGCTTTATTTTCAGGCATTATTCCACTGGTCGATGAAGACGACACCTATCAACTGAGCCAACGCAACCGCAATACGATCAATAATTTTAAACTCAATGCCAAGCATTATTGGGTGTTGGCAGATTTTCACCACATTTATCCCGTGGCAGGTTTCAATTATTTTGACACTGAATACCAAACTTTGGACGAACAAATCCTGAATGACGGCAGCACCAATAGTTTTCAAGATGCAGGATTCAATAATCAATTGGACTTCAATTTATTGGATGCGTATGCAGGATTTCAATACAAAACACAAATTGATGATTTGGTGCTTCGTCCAGGTCTTGTTGTTCACAATTACAGTTGGAATGCCGCGCAATTCAACAATGAAATAGCCAACAATAACAAAACCATTTTTCTGCCTGAATTTTTTGCTGAATATGAATTCAATACGTCAAAGAAACTAAAACTAGAATACAATCGGTATTCAAATTTCAGCAATATTTCAGGCTTTGCCAACCGTTTGCGTTTGCAAAGTTTCAACCAATTGTACCGAGGCAATGAAAATTTAGAAAACCAACTTTACAATAGAATTCGCTTGAATTATAGGAATTTCAATCTTTTCAAAGGTTTGACATATTTCGTCAATTTGAGTTACAGTCACCGAGAAAAAAGCATCAGAAATCAAACAGAAATAGAGGGCATCGACCAGATTTCAACCAGTATTTATACCGATTTACCAGAAAATACGTACAGCATTTCAGGAAATATCAACAAGCGCATTCCGGATTTCAGTTTTAGTTTAGGCACAAATTTTAGTTTTTCAGATTATTCCAGAATTATCAATAATGAAACGCTGGCTTACCAAAATAACAACTACAGTTACAATTGGAGAGTCAACACGCGATTTGATGATTTACCAAATTTTGAAGTCGGGTACAGACATTCATTTTCCAGGTTGAATTCAGATCAAATCGATAATAAATTTATGCGACTCACGCCTTTTGCTTTGGTCGAATACGACTTTTTAGACGATTTTATTTTTAAATTCGATTACGATTACAATTATTTTAAAAACCAAACCACCGATAATTCCAACCGTTTTGAAATAGCCGAATCCAGCTTGTTTTATGGCAAAGAAGATTCCGCTTGGTCTTTTGAAATCAGTGCCACTAATATTTTCGATGTCGATTTCAAAAGAGAAAACTCCGTCAACGAATTTATCGTGTCCGACCGCCGCATTTTTCTTCAACCCAGAACTATTTTATT
- a CDS encoding GLPGLI family protein produces the protein MNYKRLYILIFIFSPAFLIAQSDFEITYKKRVLPGYFQISDSVSEVKKSRYLKTRNSVKRNIGKFKYTLQIDTESNISEFKVIKTMSVDGNERFNNNLKGMLGGRFPIYNHLKKDSVFENADFRGKIYFTRYKSPRYKWRLTKKTKDILGFKCYLAVTEESTDKTVIFNFQKDKKKAFHAWYAPSLPSKYGPSFFTGLPGLVLQAGNKKMEIYASDIKNVNNVKVEFPDKKSITHKQKINQLKAMIGR, from the coding sequence ATGAATTACAAACGACTTTACATTTTAATATTTATCTTCAGTCCTGCTTTCTTAATTGCACAATCTGATTTTGAAATCACTTACAAGAAAAGAGTGCTACCAGGATATTTTCAAATTTCTGATTCGGTTAGCGAAGTTAAAAAGTCAAGGTATTTAAAGACAAGAAACAGCGTAAAACGAAATATCGGTAAATTTAAATACACTTTACAAATAGATACGGAGTCAAATATTTCAGAGTTTAAGGTGATTAAAACCATGAGTGTTGATGGAAATGAGCGATTTAATAACAATTTGAAAGGTATGTTAGGCGGTCGTTTTCCGATATATAATCATTTAAAAAAAGATAGTGTTTTTGAAAATGCTGATTTCAGAGGAAAGATATATTTTACACGTTACAAGAGTCCGCGATACAAATGGCGTTTAACAAAAAAAACGAAAGATATTCTTGGATTTAAATGTTATTTGGCTGTTACTGAAGAGAGCACAGACAAAACGGTTATTTTTAATTTTCAAAAAGATAAAAAGAAAGCTTTTCATGCTTGGTACGCTCCGAGTTTACCCTCCAAATACGGGCCGTCATTTTTTACGGGTTTACCAGGATTAGTATTGCAAGCTGGAAATAAAAAAATGGAAATTTATGCCTCAGACATCAAAAATGTTAACAATGTAAAGGTTGAATTTCCTGATAAAAAATCAATAACTCATAAACAAAAAATTAATCAGCTCAAAGCTATGATCGGCAGGTAA